A region of Micromonospora sp. WMMD882 DNA encodes the following proteins:
- a CDS encoding monooxygenase, with translation MTGATTGPERVPELVTLHVWRVRRADLPRVLPRMAFGPRRLRATDGVRFGKLLGTGTGVGFGPDDVDPTRWAALTVWESADAAAGFDDAPVGRSWARLARSAVRLDLRPVASRGEWSGRRPFGDPAGGRVAGPVLALTRARLRPRRAVTFWRAVPPVAAALREAPGLLARFGVGEAPLGWQGTVSLWRDPASLVAFAYRHPEHRAAIARTPAESWYAEELFARFEVTAVVGDRTVLGWTADGDTETVEGGRA, from the coding sequence GTGACCGGGGCGACCACCGGCCCGGAGCGCGTGCCCGAGCTGGTCACCCTGCACGTCTGGCGGGTGCGCCGGGCCGACCTGCCCCGGGTGCTGCCCCGGATGGCGTTCGGCCCGCGCCGGCTGCGCGCCACCGACGGCGTACGTTTCGGCAAGCTGCTCGGCACCGGCACGGGCGTCGGTTTCGGCCCGGACGACGTCGACCCGACCCGCTGGGCGGCGCTGACCGTGTGGGAGTCGGCGGACGCGGCGGCCGGCTTCGACGACGCACCGGTCGGTCGGTCCTGGGCCCGGCTGGCCCGGTCCGCCGTCCGGCTCGACCTGCGGCCGGTGGCCAGCCGGGGCGAGTGGTCCGGGCGGCGGCCCTTCGGCGACCCGGCGGGCGGTCGGGTGGCCGGGCCGGTGCTGGCGCTGACCCGGGCCCGGCTGCGGCCCCGCCGGGCGGTCACCTTCTGGCGGGCGGTCCCCCCGGTGGCCGCCGCGCTGCGGGAGGCGCCGGGCCTGCTGGCCCGGTTCGGGGTCGGCGAGGCCCCGCTCGGTTGGCAGGGCACGGTCAGTCTGTGGCGTGACCCGGCGAGCCTGGTCGCGTTCGCGTACCGTCACCCCGAGCACCGGGCCGCGATCGCCCGCACCCCTGCCGAGAGCTGGTACGCGGAGGAGCTGTTCGCCCGGTTCGAGGTGACCGCCGTGGTCGGTGACCGGACGGTGCTGGGCTGGACCGCTGACGGCGACACGGAGACGGTGGAAGGCGGACGCGCATGA
- a CDS encoding EamA family transporter — translation MISPRPALGIVMVLASGALFAVNGTVSKLVLRAGVDAPQLTLLRAIGAFGVLLALSLLLRPGPRRLRVTARQIPLLVGYGLTGFFLVPMLYFVAISRLPVGIGLLFEYSAPLLVALWARFGQRQPVRSRLWAGLALSLVGLACVAEVWGDPKLDGLGVLAGLGAALFLALYYLLGARGVEKRDTVSLCTWAFGAAAVAGLLTRVVTGVGDWTPLGDSSQGVPVVALLGYVVLLGSVAPYLLVAGAMRHLPATSVGIVGMVEPVLASAVAWVALGATEALNPAQLTGGALVLVGVALAETARVAPAGTAHPAPPEVVGPVPSRT, via the coding sequence GTGATCTCTCCCCGCCCCGCCCTCGGCATCGTCATGGTGCTCGCCTCAGGGGCGCTCTTCGCGGTCAACGGCACCGTCTCCAAGCTGGTGCTCCGCGCCGGCGTCGACGCGCCACAGCTCACCCTGCTGCGGGCGATCGGGGCGTTCGGCGTCCTGCTGGCGCTGAGCCTGCTGCTGCGCCCCGGGCCGCGTCGGCTGCGGGTCACCGCCCGGCAGATCCCGCTGCTGGTCGGGTACGGGCTGACCGGCTTCTTCCTGGTGCCGATGCTCTACTTCGTCGCCATCTCCCGACTGCCGGTCGGCATCGGCCTGCTCTTCGAGTACTCCGCTCCGCTGCTGGTCGCCCTCTGGGCCCGCTTCGGCCAACGGCAGCCGGTGCGCTCCCGGCTCTGGGCCGGGCTGGCGTTGAGCCTGGTCGGTCTGGCCTGCGTCGCCGAGGTCTGGGGCGATCCGAAGCTCGACGGCCTCGGCGTGCTGGCCGGGCTCGGCGCGGCGCTCTTCCTCGCGCTGTACTACCTGCTCGGCGCGCGCGGGGTCGAGAAGCGGGACACCGTCTCGCTCTGCACCTGGGCGTTCGGGGCCGCCGCGGTGGCCGGCCTGCTCACCCGGGTGGTCACCGGGGTCGGCGACTGGACGCCGCTCGGCGACTCCAGTCAGGGCGTGCCCGTGGTGGCGCTGCTCGGGTACGTGGTGCTGCTCGGCTCGGTGGCGCCGTACCTGCTGGTGGCCGGGGCGATGCGGCACCTGCCGGCGACGAGCGTCGGGATCGTCGGCATGGTCGAGCCGGTGCTCGCCTCGGCGGTGGCCTGGGTGGCCCTGGGCGCGACCGAGGCCCTCAACCCCGCCCAGCTCACCGGCGGCGCTTTGGTGCTGGTCGGGGTGGCCCTGGCCGAGACCGCCCGGGTCGCCCCCGCCGGGACGGCTCACCCCGCGCCGCCCGAGGTGGTGGGACCGGTCCCCTCCCGGACCTGA
- a CDS encoding SAV_6107 family HEPN domain-containing protein, whose amino-acid sequence MPSHPAPAPTVPAHMLPHRTPTQLLAVARRGLVEAAQTRPDGLRYAAAHLAALRAAAALLAARARPAPARRNRITSVWVLLTGVAPELGEWATFFAAGAGRRAAAEAGIPRVVTAREADDLLRAAEQFVLVVETTLGLPHQPALDGLAA is encoded by the coding sequence ATGCCGTCCCATCCGGCACCGGCACCCACGGTGCCCGCGCACATGCTGCCGCACCGCACCCCCACCCAGTTGCTCGCCGTGGCCCGCCGCGGCCTGGTCGAGGCCGCCCAGACCCGTCCCGACGGGCTGCGTTACGCCGCCGCCCACCTCGCGGCGCTGCGCGCGGCGGCGGCCCTGCTGGCCGCCCGGGCCCGGCCCGCCCCCGCCCGGCGTAACCGGATCACCAGCGTCTGGGTCCTGCTCACCGGCGTCGCCCCCGAGTTGGGCGAGTGGGCGACCTTCTTCGCCGCCGGCGCCGGCCGGCGGGCCGCCGCCGAGGCCGGCATCCCCCGGGTGGTCACCGCCCGCGAGGCCGACGACCTGCTCCGGGCCGCCGAGCAGTTCGTCCTGGTGGTGGAGACGACGCTCGGCCTGCCGCACCAGCCGGCCCTCGACGGGCTCGCCGCCTGA
- a CDS encoding DNA polymerase Y family protein: MTRTLLLWCPDWPVIAAEIVDGVPAVGPVAVLRANRVVACSARARADGVRRGLRKREAQGRCPDLAVVDYDPARDARAFEPVVAAVEELAAGVEVVRPGVCAVAVRGPARYFGGEEAAAERIIEHVAQECAVESQVGVADGVFAAGLAARTGRVVPPGGTPGFLAALPVGALGRPALVDLLRRLGIRTLGDFAGLPVGDVLARFGFDAALAHRLAAGRDDRPLAVRQPPADLTVRADYDEPLDRVDAAAFAARVLAERLHDRLTGYGLACTRLGVEAVTAHGQELHRVWRHDGLLTAAAIADRLRWQLDGWLTGVAGRPGSTRPARPTAGIIRLRLIPDGVLAQAGLQPGLWGSTGEERDRAHRALSRVQGLLGPESVVTAVLGGGRSPADQTRLVPWGDERLPARPGDPRWPAADPSRPAADPSRPAADPSRPAADPSRPAADPSRPAADPSRPAADPSRPAVDAARPVADPSRPVIEPARPVADHSRPAVDAARPAVDQPPSVASSGPGRLSPSAPSGVGGSSGSARSRASPPSPPWPGRLPPPAPAVVLPAPLAATVCDAAGEPVGVSARLQLTAPPARLAVGAAAPAEIVGWAGPWPVDERWWAPAEACRRARFQVGLADGTALLLAVESGRWLLEAIYD; the protein is encoded by the coding sequence ATGACCCGGACCCTGCTGCTCTGGTGCCCGGACTGGCCGGTGATCGCCGCCGAGATCGTCGACGGGGTGCCCGCCGTCGGGCCGGTCGCCGTCCTGCGCGCCAACCGGGTGGTCGCCTGCTCGGCGCGGGCCCGCGCCGACGGGGTCCGTCGTGGCCTGCGCAAACGGGAGGCACAGGGGCGCTGCCCCGACCTGGCTGTGGTCGACTACGACCCGGCCCGGGACGCCCGGGCCTTCGAGCCGGTGGTGGCCGCGGTCGAGGAGCTGGCCGCCGGGGTGGAGGTGGTCCGGCCCGGGGTCTGCGCGGTGGCGGTCCGCGGCCCGGCCCGGTACTTCGGCGGTGAGGAGGCGGCGGCCGAGCGGATCATCGAGCACGTCGCCCAGGAGTGCGCGGTGGAGAGCCAGGTCGGCGTCGCCGACGGTGTCTTCGCCGCCGGGCTGGCCGCGCGTACCGGCCGGGTGGTGCCGCCGGGCGGCACACCGGGGTTCCTGGCCGCGCTGCCGGTCGGGGCGCTCGGCCGTCCCGCCCTGGTCGATCTGCTACGCCGGCTCGGTATCCGGACGCTTGGTGACTTCGCCGGGCTGCCCGTCGGGGACGTGCTGGCCCGGTTCGGGTTCGACGCGGCCCTGGCCCACCGGCTGGCCGCCGGGCGGGACGACCGGCCGCTCGCCGTCCGGCAGCCGCCCGCCGACCTGACCGTCCGCGCCGACTACGACGAGCCGCTCGACCGGGTCGACGCCGCCGCGTTCGCCGCCCGGGTGCTGGCCGAGCGGCTGCACGACCGGTTGACCGGGTACGGCCTGGCCTGCACCCGGCTCGGCGTGGAGGCGGTCACCGCGCACGGCCAGGAGCTGCACCGGGTCTGGCGGCACGACGGGCTGCTCACCGCCGCCGCCATCGCCGACCGGCTCCGCTGGCAGCTCGACGGCTGGCTCACCGGCGTCGCCGGCCGCCCCGGGAGCACCCGACCGGCCCGCCCGACCGCCGGCATCATCCGGTTGCGGCTGATCCCCGACGGGGTGCTCGCCCAGGCCGGCCTGCAACCCGGTCTCTGGGGATCCACCGGCGAGGAACGGGACCGGGCGCACCGGGCGCTGAGCCGGGTGCAGGGCCTGCTCGGCCCGGAGTCGGTGGTGACCGCGGTGCTCGGCGGCGGCCGTTCGCCCGCCGACCAGACGCGCCTGGTGCCGTGGGGCGACGAACGCCTCCCGGCGCGCCCCGGCGACCCGCGTTGGCCCGCCGCCGACCCCTCCCGGCCCGCCGCCGACCCCTCCCGGCCCGCCGCCGACCCCTCCCGGCCCGCCGCCGACCCCTCCCGGCCCGCCGCCGACCCCTCCCGGCCCGCCGCCGACCCCTCCCGGCCCGCCGCCGACCCCTCCCGGCCCGCCGTCGACGCCGCCCGGCCCGTCGCCGACCCCTCCCGGCCCGTCATCGAGCCCGCCCGGCCCGTCGCCGACCACTCCCGACCTGCCGTCGACGCCGCCCGGCCCGCCGTCGACCAGCCGCCGTCGGTCGCGTCATCCGGGCCGGGGCGGCTGTCCCCGTCCGCGCCGTCCGGGGTCGGAGGGTCGTCCGGGTCGGCGCGGAGCCGGGCGTCCCCGCCGTCGCCGCCCTGGCCGGGGCGGCTGCCGCCGCCCGCGCCGGCCGTGGTGCTGCCCGCGCCGCTGGCCGCGACGGTGTGCGACGCCGCCGGCGAGCCGGTCGGGGTCAGCGCCCGCCTCCAGCTCACCGCGCCGCCGGCCCGGCTGGCCGTCGGCGCCGCCGCGCCGGCGGAGATCGTCGGCTGGGCGGGGCCCTGGCCGGTCGACGAACGCTGGTGGGCGCCGGCCGAGGCCTGCCGGCGGGCCCGGTTCCAGGTCGGCCTGGCCGACGGCACCGCCCTGCTGCTGGCCGTCGAGTCCGGCCGGTGGTTGCTGGAGGCGATCTATGACTGA
- a CDS encoding error-prone DNA polymerase produces the protein MSFHNPGVPWRELEQVLSGRPGDGRRHLHVVDPLTVDADGGDAPAWTRSRPGYTPPELSRPGDVVPYAELHAHTNFSFLDGASHPEELAEEAARLGLTALAVTDHDGFYGVVRFAEAARALRLPTVVGAELSLDLPGPQGGEPDPLGAHLLLLAHGPEGYARLAATISRAQLRGGEKGRPVYGELEQVAEELRDHVLVLTGCRKGHVPAALLTAGVAAAARELDRLTALFGAETVAVELTDHGHPVDADRNDALAELAAAAGLPTVATNNVHYATPGRRRLATALAAVRARRSLDEIDGWLPAAGTAHLRGGAEMAARFAGYPGAVARAAEFGRELAFDLQLVAPRLPAYPVPAGHTEMSWLRQLTARGARERYGPPEAHPEAYAQLDHELGMIEALGFPGYFLVVYDIVAFCREQGIYCQGRGSAANSAVCYALRITNVDAVRHRLLFERFLAPERDGPPDIDVDIESGRREEVIQHVYARYGREHTAQVANVVSYRPRSAVRDVAKAFGYSTGQQDAWSKQIDRWGTVAAVDVEEIPEQVVAYANELQTFPRHLGIHSGGMVICDRPVIEVCPVEWGRMPGRSVLQWDKDDCAAVGLVKFDLLGLGMLSALHLGYDLIGATLDLGDMSLDDPEVYDMLCRADSVGVFQVESRAQMATLPRLKPREFYDLVVEVALIRPGPIQGGSVHPYIRRRNGQEPVTYPHPLMRNALEKTLGVPLFQEQLMQLAIDLAGFDAAGADQLRRAMGAKRSAERMARIADRLYAGMAERGITGELADDVYRKLSAFASYGFPESHAMSFAYLVYASSWLKRYHPGPFLAALLNAQPMGFYSPQTLVEDARRHGVEVRRPDVNASGAQATLEATPATRWGSGPGEPPHAWGLGGPAVRLGLSGVRTLGDGVAERIEAERAARGPYRDMPDLARRVGLTAAHLEALATADAFACFGLTRREALWAAGAAAQERPDRLPGTVTGATAPTLPGMDALDRLVADVWATGLSPESHPARFLRERLEALGALPIARLGRVEPGRRVRVGGIVTHRQRPATAGGVTFLNLEDETGMLNVTCSPGLWQRHRRVAKTSAALLVRGVLRRHEGVTSLTADRLDPVDAPVTPTSRDFR, from the coding sequence GTGAGTTTCCACAATCCCGGGGTGCCGTGGCGGGAGCTGGAGCAGGTGCTCTCCGGACGGCCCGGCGACGGGCGGCGGCACCTGCACGTGGTGGACCCGCTCACGGTCGACGCCGACGGCGGGGACGCCCCGGCCTGGACCCGTAGCCGTCCCGGCTACACGCCACCCGAGCTGTCCCGCCCCGGCGACGTCGTGCCGTACGCCGAGCTGCACGCGCACACCAACTTCAGCTTCCTCGACGGGGCCAGCCACCCGGAGGAGCTGGCCGAGGAGGCGGCCCGGCTCGGGCTCACCGCGCTGGCCGTCACCGACCACGACGGCTTCTACGGGGTGGTCCGGTTCGCCGAGGCGGCCCGCGCGCTGCGGTTGCCCACCGTGGTCGGCGCGGAGCTCTCCCTCGACCTGCCCGGCCCGCAGGGCGGCGAGCCGGACCCGCTCGGCGCGCACCTGCTGCTGCTCGCGCACGGCCCCGAGGGGTACGCCCGGCTGGCCGCCACCATCTCCCGGGCCCAGTTGCGCGGCGGCGAGAAGGGCCGCCCGGTCTACGGTGAGCTGGAGCAGGTCGCCGAGGAGCTGCGCGACCACGTGCTGGTGCTCACCGGCTGCCGCAAGGGGCACGTGCCGGCGGCGCTGCTCACCGCCGGCGTCGCCGCCGCCGCCCGGGAGCTGGACCGGCTGACCGCCCTGTTCGGCGCGGAGACGGTCGCGGTGGAGCTGACCGACCACGGGCACCCGGTCGACGCCGACCGCAACGACGCGCTCGCCGAGCTGGCCGCCGCCGCCGGGCTGCCCACGGTCGCCACGAACAACGTGCACTACGCGACGCCGGGGCGGCGTCGGCTGGCCACCGCGTTGGCCGCCGTCCGGGCCCGGCGCAGCCTGGACGAGATCGACGGCTGGCTGCCCGCCGCCGGCACGGCGCACCTGCGCGGCGGCGCGGAGATGGCGGCCCGGTTCGCCGGCTACCCGGGGGCGGTGGCCCGGGCCGCCGAGTTCGGCCGGGAGCTGGCCTTCGACCTCCAACTCGTCGCGCCGAGGCTGCCGGCGTACCCGGTGCCGGCCGGGCACACCGAGATGAGCTGGCTGCGGCAGCTCACCGCGCGGGGCGCGCGGGAACGCTACGGCCCGCCGGAGGCGCACCCCGAGGCGTACGCGCAGCTCGACCACGAGCTGGGCATGATCGAGGCGCTGGGCTTCCCCGGCTACTTCCTGGTGGTCTACGACATCGTCGCGTTCTGCCGCGAGCAGGGCATCTACTGCCAGGGCCGGGGGTCGGCGGCCAACTCGGCGGTCTGTTACGCGCTGCGGATCACCAACGTGGACGCCGTCCGGCACCGGCTGCTGTTCGAGCGGTTCCTCGCCCCGGAACGCGACGGCCCGCCCGACATCGACGTGGACATCGAGTCCGGCCGGCGCGAGGAGGTCATCCAGCACGTCTACGCCCGGTACGGCCGGGAGCACACCGCCCAGGTCGCCAACGTCGTCTCGTACCGGCCCCGCTCGGCGGTGCGGGACGTGGCGAAGGCGTTCGGCTACTCCACCGGCCAGCAGGACGCCTGGAGCAAACAGATCGACAGGTGGGGCACGGTCGCCGCGGTCGACGTCGAGGAGATCCCCGAGCAGGTGGTCGCGTACGCCAACGAGCTCCAGACCTTTCCCCGGCACCTGGGCATCCACTCCGGCGGCATGGTGATCTGCGACCGGCCGGTGATCGAGGTGTGCCCGGTGGAGTGGGGGCGGATGCCCGGCCGCAGCGTCCTCCAGTGGGACAAGGACGACTGCGCCGCCGTCGGCCTGGTCAAGTTCGACCTGCTCGGGCTGGGCATGCTGTCGGCCCTGCACCTCGGGTACGACCTGATCGGCGCGACCCTCGACCTGGGCGACATGTCGCTGGACGACCCCGAGGTGTACGACATGCTCTGCCGGGCCGACTCGGTGGGGGTGTTCCAGGTGGAGAGCCGGGCCCAGATGGCCACCCTGCCGAGGCTGAAGCCCCGCGAGTTCTACGACCTGGTGGTGGAGGTGGCGTTGATCCGTCCCGGCCCGATCCAGGGCGGCTCGGTGCACCCGTACATCCGGCGGCGTAACGGCCAGGAGCCGGTCACGTACCCGCATCCGTTGATGCGCAACGCCCTGGAGAAGACCCTCGGCGTGCCGCTGTTCCAGGAGCAGTTGATGCAACTCGCCATCGACCTGGCCGGGTTCGACGCGGCCGGGGCAGACCAGCTGCGCCGGGCGATGGGGGCGAAACGCTCGGCGGAGCGGATGGCCCGGATCGCCGACCGGCTCTACGCCGGGATGGCCGAGCGCGGCATCACCGGCGAGCTGGCCGACGACGTCTACCGCAAGCTCTCCGCCTTCGCCAGCTACGGCTTCCCGGAGAGCCACGCGATGAGCTTCGCCTACCTGGTGTACGCCAGCTCCTGGCTGAAGCGCTACCACCCGGGCCCGTTCCTGGCCGCCCTGCTCAACGCGCAACCGATGGGGTTCTACTCGCCGCAGACCCTGGTCGAGGACGCCCGCCGGCACGGGGTCGAGGTACGCCGTCCGGACGTCAACGCCAGCGGCGCGCAGGCCACCCTGGAGGCCACCCCGGCCACCCGGTGGGGGAGCGGGCCGGGCGAGCCGCCGCACGCCTGGGGACTGGGCGGCCCGGCCGTCCGGCTGGGCCTGTCGGGGGTGCGCACCCTCGGCGACGGGGTGGCCGAGCGGATCGAGGCCGAACGGGCGGCGCGTGGGCCGTACCGGGACATGCCGGACCTGGCCCGGCGGGTGGGTCTCACCGCCGCGCACCTGGAGGCGCTGGCCACCGCGGACGCCTTCGCCTGCTTCGGGCTGACCCGGCGGGAGGCGCTGTGGGCGGCCGGCGCGGCGGCCCAGGAGCGACCCGACCGGCTGCCCGGCACGGTCACCGGCGCGACCGCCCCCACCCTGCCCGGCATGGACGCGCTGGACCGCCTGGTCGCCGACGTGTGGGCGACCGGACTCTCCCCGGAGAGCCACCCGGCCCGGTTCCTGCGGGAGCGGCTGGAGGCCCTCGGCGCGCTGCCGATCGCCCGGCTCGGCCGGGTCGAGCCGGGTCGGCGGGTCCGGGTCGGCGGAATCGTTACCCACCGGCAGCGGCCGGCGACGGCCGGCGGGGTGACCTTCCTGAACCTGGAGGACGAGACCGGCATGCTCAACGTCACCTGCTCGCCGGGGCTGTGGCAACGGCACCGGCGGGTGGCGAAGACCAGCGCCGCCCTGCTGGTCCGGGGCGTCCTGCGCCGGCACGAGGGGGTCACCAGCCTCACCGCCGACCGCCTCGACCCGGTCGACGCCCCGGTAACCCCCACCTCCCGCGACTTCCGCTGA
- a CDS encoding sulfite exporter TauE/SafE family protein: MLLLIIAFGVVLLGSFAQTVSGFGYAMVTVPLLTAATDPVTAVVVTALTDIGLTLTATARDRAHVRWRTAGVLTGAALLGLPVGLLVLATFPERLLSAVIAVVVTGCVALVWSGIRIRAGALGLGAVGALVGVLTTATGTNGPPLVAAFHSLGYDPRTFRATLAAIFSGVGLVALAGFAAIGRIDAQALRLSLVALPAVPLGWWLGNLVFDRLSPTVFRRIVLLGLLGSAGVALAAATA, from the coding sequence GTGCTGTTGCTGATCATCGCCTTCGGGGTCGTGCTGCTCGGCTCGTTCGCCCAGACGGTCAGCGGCTTCGGGTACGCGATGGTCACCGTGCCGTTGCTGACCGCCGCCACCGATCCGGTCACCGCCGTGGTGGTGACCGCGCTCACCGACATCGGGCTGACGCTGACCGCCACCGCCCGCGACCGGGCGCACGTCCGGTGGCGGACCGCCGGGGTGCTGACCGGCGCCGCGCTGCTCGGCCTCCCGGTCGGCCTGCTGGTCCTCGCCACCTTTCCGGAGCGCCTGCTCAGCGCCGTGATCGCGGTGGTGGTGACGGGCTGCGTCGCGCTGGTCTGGTCCGGTATCCGGATCCGCGCCGGCGCGCTCGGGCTCGGCGCGGTGGGGGCGCTCGTCGGCGTGCTCACCACCGCCACCGGCACCAACGGGCCGCCGCTGGTCGCCGCGTTCCACTCCCTCGGGTACGACCCGCGGACCTTCCGGGCCACCCTCGCCGCGATCTTCTCCGGGGTGGGTCTGGTCGCGCTGGCCGGGTTCGCCGCCATCGGCCGGATCGACGCGCAGGCGCTGCGGCTGAGCCTGGTCGCCCTGCCGGCGGTGCCGCTGGGCTGGTGGCTGGGGAACCTCGTCTTCGACCGGCTCAGCCCGACGGTGTTCCGCCGGATCGTCCTGCTCGGACTGCTGGGCAGCGCGGGCGTCGCGCTGGCCGCCGCCACGGCCTGA
- a CDS encoding methyltransferase domain-containing protein has translation MTRLDRVEQTRGRFAGPPLTPRTAVIWSVLRAELARRGDAELTVLDVGGGTGGFAVPLARAGHRVTVVDASPDALAALTRRAAEAGVGDRVHAVQGDADALAGLVPPGSVDLALCHAVLEVVDDPTPVVAALTAVLRPGGAVSVLVAGRAAAVLGRAMNGHLTAAAALAADPAGAAGPRDTLRRRYDADSAAALLGAAGLTVEETHGVRVLADLLPAAVADGAPAALVELERALAGRPPYRDLAAQLHLFARRPAGEGPADAPVPPPA, from the coding sequence GTGACTAGGCTCGACCGGGTGGAGCAGACACGAGGTCGGTTCGCCGGGCCGCCACTGACCCCCCGTACCGCCGTCATCTGGTCGGTGCTCCGCGCCGAGCTGGCACGTCGCGGCGACGCGGAGCTGACCGTGCTGGACGTTGGCGGCGGCACCGGCGGGTTCGCCGTCCCGCTCGCCCGGGCCGGGCACCGGGTGACCGTGGTCGACGCCAGCCCGGACGCGCTCGCCGCGCTGACCCGCCGGGCCGCCGAAGCCGGCGTCGGCGACCGGGTGCACGCCGTGCAGGGCGACGCCGACGCGCTCGCCGGGCTGGTCCCGCCGGGCAGCGTCGACCTGGCGCTCTGCCACGCCGTCCTGGAGGTGGTGGACGACCCGACGCCCGTGGTGGCCGCGTTGACGGCCGTGCTGCGCCCCGGCGGCGCGGTGAGCGTCCTGGTCGCCGGGCGGGCCGCCGCGGTGCTCGGTCGGGCCATGAACGGCCACCTCACCGCCGCCGCCGCGCTCGCCGCCGACCCGGCCGGGGCCGCCGGGCCCCGGGACACGCTGCGTCGACGCTACGACGCCGACAGCGCCGCCGCGCTGCTGGGCGCCGCCGGCCTCACCGTCGAGGAGACCCACGGGGTACGCGTCCTGGCCGACCTGCTCCCGGCGGCGGTCGCGGACGGCGCGCCGGCCGCCCTGGTGGAGCTGGAACGGGCGCTCGCCGGGCGTCCGCCGTACCGTGACCTGGCCGCCCAGTTGCACCTGTTCGCCCGCCGACCGGCGGGGGAGGGGCCCGCCGACGCGCCCGTGCCGCCGCCGGCCTGA
- a CDS encoding DNA polymerase IV has protein sequence MGRSQSLPRGGDPRFGPDSDDTGCPILHVDMDAFFASVEVRRRPELRGRPVVVGGVGPRGVVSSASYPARRYGVRSAMPTARARSLCPHAVFLPPDFAAYRAASEAVMRIFRDVTPLVEPLSLDEAFLDVAGARRLFGRPAEIARSIRDRVAREQELTCSVGVASTKFVAKLGSTRAKPDGLLVVPAARVLEFLRPLPVAALWGVGDRSAETLRRLGLTTVGDLAEAPPGMLRRAVGEAAAAHLRELAHGRDPRRVSPEHVEKSIGAEVTFDTDVTDPQEIRRALLALAEKVGVRLRRAGQVGRTVSLKVRLADFTTLSRARTVGVPTDVAREMFDTVWALYSALGPAQPVRLVGVRAEGLSDAGATPRQLALGEPERGWREAEAAADAAAARFGRSVIGPASLLECRDGRRRENPPRP, from the coding sequence ATGGGTCGTAGTCAGTCGTTGCCGCGCGGCGGTGATCCGCGTTTCGGCCCGGACTCCGACGACACCGGCTGTCCGATCCTGCACGTCGACATGGACGCGTTCTTCGCCTCGGTCGAGGTCCGCCGCCGCCCCGAGCTGCGCGGCCGGCCTGTCGTGGTCGGCGGGGTCGGCCCGCGCGGCGTGGTCTCCTCGGCCAGCTACCCCGCCCGCCGGTACGGCGTCCGTAGCGCCATGCCGACCGCGCGGGCCCGGTCGCTCTGCCCGCACGCGGTGTTCCTCCCGCCGGACTTCGCCGCCTACCGGGCCGCCTCCGAGGCGGTGATGCGGATCTTCCGGGACGTCACCCCGCTGGTCGAGCCGCTCTCGTTGGACGAGGCGTTCCTCGACGTGGCGGGCGCGCGGCGGCTGTTCGGCCGGCCCGCCGAGATCGCCCGGTCGATCCGCGACCGGGTGGCCCGCGAGCAGGAGCTGACCTGCTCGGTCGGGGTGGCGTCGACGAAGTTCGTGGCCAAGCTCGGCTCGACCCGGGCCAAACCCGACGGGCTGCTCGTCGTCCCCGCGGCCCGGGTGCTGGAGTTCCTGCGTCCGTTGCCGGTGGCCGCCCTGTGGGGGGTCGGTGACCGGTCCGCCGAGACGCTGCGCCGCCTCGGTCTGACCACCGTCGGCGATCTCGCCGAGGCGCCGCCGGGCATGCTCCGCCGGGCCGTCGGCGAGGCCGCCGCCGCGCACCTGCGGGAGCTGGCCCACGGGCGGGACCCCCGGCGGGTCAGCCCCGAGCACGTCGAGAAGTCGATCGGGGCGGAGGTCACGTTCGACACCGACGTCACCGACCCGCAGGAGATCCGTCGGGCGCTGCTGGCCCTGGCCGAGAAGGTCGGCGTCCGGCTGCGCCGGGCCGGCCAGGTGGGCCGCACGGTGTCGCTCAAGGTGCGGTTGGCCGATTTCACCACGCTCAGCCGGGCCCGCACGGTCGGCGTCCCGACAGACGTGGCCCGGGAGATGTTCGACACGGTCTGGGCGCTCTACTCCGCTCTCGGCCCCGCGCAGCCGGTCCGTCTGGTCGGGGTGCGTGCCGAGGGGCTCAGCGACGCCGGAGCCACGCCGCGGCAGTTGGCGCTGGGCGAGCCGGAGCGCGGGTGGCGCGAGGCGGAGGCGGCGGCGGACGCGGCGGCTGCCCGTTTCGGGCGGTCCGTCATAGGTCCGGCCAGTCTTCTGGAGTGCCGAGACGGCCGTCGACGTGAAAATCCACCCCGGCCATAG
- a CDS encoding DUF3040 domain-containing protein, with protein MPLSEHEQRLFEQIERSLAEDPKFASAVRASDPRFHARRRLLVAAGLIIAGLALLVYGAVIKTPPLAVAGFVVMLASAAFAVQSHRRAQSPDLHVVGGTTSAGGGSARRRSRGGGRGSGRRSSLFDRLEDRWRQRPEGHR; from the coding sequence GTGCCGCTCTCGGAGCACGAGCAGCGGCTGTTCGAGCAGATCGAGCGGTCGCTTGCCGAGGACCCCAAATTCGCCTCGGCCGTGCGCGCCAGCGACCCGCGTTTCCATGCGCGGCGTCGTCTGCTCGTCGCTGCTGGGCTGATCATCGCTGGTCTGGCCCTTTTGGTCTACGGTGCGGTGATCAAGACTCCGCCACTCGCGGTGGCGGGTTTCGTGGTGATGTTGGCCTCGGCGGCGTTCGCGGTGCAGTCGCACCGCCGGGCGCAGTCACCCGACCTGCACGTGGTGGGTGGCACCACCAGCGCCGGTGGCGGCAGCGCCCGTCGCCGTTCCCGGGGCGGTGGACGTGGCAGCGGCCGGCGGTCGTCACTGTTCGACCGGCTGGAGGACCGTTGGCGGCAGCGCCCGGAGGGCCATCGCTGA